The region CTAACTCAGGCAATGTTGTATCCTGataggatttttggctgctagaggtgaACCCGGTTAACTCAAAACTTTGTCTTGCAtgcatatttggggggggggggagggtaaataTCCTATGAGTTTCCTTCCATAGTGTTTATTCATGCTGTGTttcctctaggacagtggttcccaacctcggGTAAGTGTACCCCAGGGGTACACACCATGACCTTTTgggtgtacaaaaaaaaaaaaaaaatccaataatgACAAGAAAAGGCAGGTAGCattccaaaatgccttgcaggggTGGCAAGGTAGGGAGGATGGCAGTTAGCTGATTGCAAAAGCCCCACAAACTGCTAGTTTTTGTTCATCAATTTGTGTgttattatcagatatggatcagtgttTGAAAGCCggcacagttaaaaaaaacaaacaaaccctgaaaCATAATGAGGAAAGTGATCAATCTTCAATAATTTCTCAGGACACATCTAACACTTTGGTGCAAAAGAGTGAAAATGCAGTCTccagttcttcaaacaggtaaagagaaaatactgcgatgaatacatgaagtatggattTTTGTATACAGGAGATGAGGATTATCCTAAGcccaaataaattaaaagtttacaataagtataaatttatagtataagtataagtataaatttatagtatatagtatagtatagtatttatagtatagtatagtataaatTTATGTATATAATTTAAAGTATAAATTATATAGTATAAGTATAAGTATAAATTTATAGTATAAATAACGGTGTAAACCCCATAagctatcactgttaaaagcatatgcatagtagcctgctaaaagtacagatatgtaacatttctccaaatgcagtcacatactatgagagcatcacatctaatatattaaaaataaaatacatgttgaaatgaatgggaacctgcCTGAAATTagtttgtgacccacagtttgagaaatgctgggttaACCCAGTGCCCATCCATTAATTGATAATTTTTACATAGCATGAGACATCAATGGTTTATACCAAAGCAATTTCTTGATGACTTCCTTCACTTCTCTGGTTTTCAAGCTGTAGATAATGGGGTTCAACAAAGGGGTTGCGATGCTGTATTGGATGGAGAAGAGTTCATCCAGAATGACTGAGGAAGCGATGTTGGAGGAAAAGTACCTAAAGGCACTACTAGTGTAGTACAAAACCACAACAATGAGGTGGGAACTACAAGTGGAAAAGGTTTTTCTTTTGGCTTCTGCTGAATGCATTTTCAGGACTGTACGGATGGCGTGGATGTATGACAGTACAATAACAAGGAACGAAAAGCCTCCAACCGTATTAGCAGCCATAAAGAACATAACCCTATTCAGGAAGGTGTCTGTGCAAGATAAGGCAACTAGAGAAGGGAattcacagctgaaattcctgaTAACATTTGAACGACAGAACGTAAGTTTCAAAAGAGGCAATGTATTTAGCAATGAATATATGAAGCCCATTGCCCACGACCCTCCCACCAGCCCTCTGCAGAACTCTCTGTTCATGATCTGTGCATAATACAAGGGCTTGCATATGGCAGCATATCGGTCATAAGCCATGGCTGAAAGAAGGAAGACTTCAGTGCATCCTGTCAAAAAGATGAAAAAAGTCTGGGCAATGCAGTCGTAGTAGGAGATGGTCCGGCTTGAGCACAAACTCATTAGGGCCCTAGGCACAGTCACTGAAGAAAAGCAGACATCCAGGAAAGATAGATGactcaggaagaagtacatgggactGTGGAGGTGAGTGTTGGTCCTTATTACCATCAAGATGACCATATTTCCCATCAAGGTTGCTGCATATATGCACAAAAACATCAGGAAGAGGAAGATTTGGACTAGTGGGTTGTCTGAGAATCCCAAGAGGACAAAATAAGTTGCTGACGTCtgattttccatttccttttccagcAAAAATATATGCTGCCATTGTAAAAAAAGTAAAATTACAGTTAAGTGAAACAAAATTCATAAGTAGATCTGTATAAGTTCTCCCTCACCCCCCTCCTGATTCTTTCTGATATGAAGAAATCAAGCAAATCTGTATGTCAGGCTTCAACATTTCACCATGAAGTCGACCTCACTGCTCTTAGAATAACATCATATCAGGAAAATACTAAATATAACCCTCTCCCCAGcatgttagattttttttttcttcccctctgtTCAGGGATCCTTCAATCACTGTAGAGAAGCATTGACACATTATTGCAAGACCAAGACTTCCTTATGCCCAAGGTATCGTGACAATGCTGCCCCCATACTTCGTGATATACCAGCATTGGCTCTTCCCAGTCTctaattggaaagggaagaggggaatgggaGAAGAATGGTGGAGTAGACCATGTCTCCCTGACATTTCCTCTCTGGTTCCATCCCCAGCATacctttccaatccaaggagtgggaggagaaagagcagcagtGAAGGTCCTCCAATATTCCAAGTCAATATTCCAATGGCTATGTACTCTGCCCTGCATATGTAATTACCCAAGCCAGAAAACTGTACAGTTCCTTACGCTAAATATAAACCAGTAACTTTCCAATGCCTTGCACCACAAATGGATGCTTAATTTTCTTTCTCCTGAAACAGCCTGCATTACCAGGGAATGTGCCTGAAACTGTGCTCATTGCTGATTCCCAGCTTAAGATGTTCCATGCAACATATTCTGAGAGAGCAACCTACACCATGGTGAGGCAAAAGGTAACTGACTTTGGAAATAATTCCTTCACTTTTATAATGGTCTTCTGCCCTCAACCGCAAAGAGTCTGTAGAATCtcattgaaaaaaataaatctgtattTTAGGATTGTCTCTCAAATCTCTAATGGTTTCCTCTGGGACAGATACTCTGAAGTTTAATCATCCATTCACTCAGGGGACAGGCATTGTCTTTGCGCAGGAACAAAACTATATTGTACTTTTCCCGTGCACTTTGTCCCATAAAATTGAAGGGGGAAAAGagggaattttaaaaatatgcctCCAGCTCTTGGAATAATGTGCAAAGACTCATTGACTCTGGTCACTTCACCCTTTCTCCCGACTTAAACTATCTTCTCCACCTTTAACACTTCCATTACTCGTGCTCCAATTCTTGGATTATTTTGTTTGGAAATAAACTCATCTTCCTATGAAAAGCCTTGTTctcctcagtgtttctcaaaatgtgggtcgggacccattaggtgtgtcacaagccaatttcaggtgggtcatgtagcacctagcaCAGCCACCATTGAGAagacagagctgaaaatgcagggtacagagTTGCTGGACAGGGCGGGCTCTCAGTGGGAGAAAAACATGGTGCTTTGACCTGAATAGGATGGGACACTGGGAAGATGGGAGAAGATGGCCTGCAGATGgcctgcagacgcgtgtggcctctgggaaccaagtgcctcgggaactaagtgccaggtaaggcacaagagtttagcatctgggcgaggagaaggcaaggagacctctgagttttagagaggagttttggagaaggagaggaggaggagcaggaagaggaggtaagtgtactcattataacgctttgtctttctaactccctgtcttctgaccttaaccttacctttaaagcaaccttaaatcaaaattgaaagttagcacctaagggaggtacatagggctactctgagtaagagcagagtcctactcgtgagtaagagcagagtcctactcgtgagtaagagcccaagggtcaggcatttaaatcaaagttgaaagttagctgcacctaaggtagcacttaatcgaaggaagggaggaggataaagtggaaagcaggtttttctacttgtttaaattaaacctatacttaacccaggttaaacctaatctaagttagaacaaaacctaaacaggtcagtaaattgggacacaggatctagagagcaataaataattaaacaaacacaaataaaaactagcttgaggttacaaaaacagtccagcctaagagaacagaactaggagggaaaggacctaggaagggccaattcccaacccattaagagccccattaggctaatccaagcagtccatccaggagcctgcagagtaggtcatgcccatcagcagccatttgccttcctgagcttttgtaaactcacctgggaaggccagccccctttcaatcaggaaggaaggaggggggaggagccagccaggagtataaagctaggcaggccctcgcgtgaggctctctgcagatgcgtgtggcctctgggaacccagtgcctcgggaactaagtgccaggtaaggcacaagagtttagcatctgggcgagttcagcagcagggtgaggaggccagggccccatacactgcccttcctcttccctagagaaaagggctgctatccagtgtacggtttttaaaaggacccctaaataaaacaacaacaacaaaaaaaaagctatgcagtcagacagccagcagcagggtgggggctatccagtgttctgcattgagtgccacatgtatgattatatgcctctggggcataagtcatgggtgtgtcctcggtgcaaggagctccaggttcTCAGGGAaagcgtccgctcccttgaagccttggtggccaacctggagaagcgcaggcaggcagaggaggaccgtggagagacttccggggacaatcaggcttcgtcccaacctcaggcgtgcagctcctcggctgcccgggtgggaagtctcgggactggaggacgtcatcctggagaggagggaaacaatcccctagtggggaccccttctccaggggatgggcccgtatccgagcgcactcgggatactcctcggcgggaggggggtcgggggcttcttgtagtgggggatttgattattagaaacatagagaggggggtttgcgacggatgtgaggaccgcatggtgacttgcctgcctggtgcgaaggttgcggacatcacttctcgtctagacaggctagtagacagtgctgggggagaggtagcggctgtggtgcatgtcggcaccaacgatgtgggcaagtgtagctgggaggtcctgaaggccaaatttaggcttttaggcaggaagctgaaagccaggacctcaaaggtagcgttctctgaagtgctacctgttccacgcgcagggccagctaggcaggcggagatcaggggtctcaatgcgtggatgagatggtggtgtagggaggaggggtttagattcgttaggcactggggaacgttttgggacaagcggggcctgtacaagagggacgggctccatttgaaccagaatggaaccagactgctggcgcataacattaaaaaggtggcagagcagcttttaaactgatccctgggggaaggccgacaggagccgaggggcatccggttcgggactcctcatccctatgggatgaggatggggaggttagagaacaacaagacaaaggcagagtaggagaagaaattgggaaaggtagcatgatgggatgtgatagacggtttggcacaatgagaggatgcggggacaaaggagcaaataagcagcccatcctggggcattccgtgtataaatgcttttatgcaaatgcccgaagtctacgagcaaaggtgggagaactggaatgtctggtgacaagggaaaatattgacatagtgggcataacggaaacctggtggaatgcgaagaatcagtgggataccgcaatcccgggctataaactctacaggagggacaggcaggggcgtgttggaggtggggtggccctttatgttaaggaagggatagaatccagcaaagtagagattgaaggtgggtccgactccaccatagaatctctgtgggttaaattaccaggcttgtgcagcgatgtaatactgggggcgtgctatcgtcctccagaacagaaatctgatggggaccttgaaatgaggaaacagatcagggaggtgacaaggaaggacagggttgtaatcatgggggacttcaattatcctcatattgactgggtcaatttgtgttctggtcacgataaggaaaccggatttcttgacgtgctaaatgactgtggcttagatcagctagtcacggagcccaccagaggacaggtgactctggatttaattttgtgtggtacgcaggacctggttagagatgtaaacgttactgagccattggggaacagtgatcatgctgcgattcgttttgacgtgcacgttaggggaagaataccaggcaaatctctaacaaaaacccttgacttccgacgggcggacttccctcaaatgaggaggctggttagaaggaggttgaaagggagggtaaaaagagtccagtctctccagagtgcatggaggctgcttaaaacaacagtaatagaggcccagcagaggtgtataccgcaaagaaagaagggttccactaaatccaggagggtgcccacatggctaaccagccaagttagagaggctgtgaagggcaaggaagcttccttccgtaaatggaagtcttgccctaatgaagaggataaaaaggaacataaactgtggcaaaagaaatgtaagaaggtgataggggaggccaagcgagactatgaggaacgcatggccagcaacaataaggggaataataaaagcttcttcaaatatgttagaagcaggaaacccgccagagaagcggttggccctctggatggtgagggagggaaaggggagataaaaggagacttagagatggcagagaaattaaatgagttctttgcatctgtcttcacggcagaagacctcgggcagataccgctgcccgaacggcccctcctaaccgaggagttaagtcagatagaggttaaaagagaagatgtttcagacctcattgataaattaaagatcaataagtcaccgggccctgatggcatacacccaagggttattaaggaattgaaaaatgaagttgcagatctcttggctaaggtatgcaacttgtccctcaaaacggccacggtaccagaagattggaggatagcaaatgtcacgcctatttttaaaaagggaaagaggggggacccgggaaactataggccggtcagcctaacatccataccgggtaagatggtggaatgcctcatcaaagataggatctcaaaacacatagacgaacaggccttgctgagggagagtcagcatggcttctgtaagggtaagtcttgcctcacaaaccttatagaattctttgaaaaggtcaacaggcatgtggatgcgggagaacccgtggacattatatatctggactttcagaaggtgtttgacacggtcgctcaccaaaggctactgaaaaaactccacagtcagggaattagaggacaggtcctctcgtggattgagaactggttggaggccaggaagcagagagtgggtgtcaatgggcaattttcacaatggagagaggtgaaaagcggtgtgccgcaaggatctgtcctgggaccggtgcttttcaacctcttcataaatgacctggagacagggttgagcagtgaagtggctaagtttgcagacgacaccaaacttttccgagtggtaaagaccagaagtgattgtgaggagctccagaaggatctctccagactggcagaatgggcagcaaaatggcagatgcgcttcaatgtcagtaagtgtaaagtcatgcacattggggcaaaaaatcaaaacttcacatataggctgatgggttctgagctgtctgtgacagatcaggagagagatcttggggtggtggtggacaggtcgatgaaagtgtcgacccaatgtgcggcggcagtgaagaaggccaattct is a window of Tiliqua scincoides isolate rTilSci1 chromosome 5, rTilSci1.hap2, whole genome shotgun sequence DNA encoding:
- the LOC136652825 gene encoding olfactory receptor 5A1-like, yielding MENQTSATYFVLLGFSDNPLVQIFLFLMFLCIYAATLMGNMVILMVIRTNTHLHSPMYFFLSHLSFLDVCFSSVTVPRALMSLCSSRTISYYDCIAQTFFIFLTGCTEVFLLSAMAYDRYAAICKPLYYAQIMNREFCRGLVGGSWAMGFIYSLLNTLPLLKLTFCRSNVIRNFSCEFPSLVALSCTDTFLNRVMFFMAANTVGGFSFLVIVLSYIHAIRTVLKMHSAEAKRKTFSTCSSHLIVVVLYYTSSAFRYFSSNIASSVILDELFSIQYSIATPLLNPIIYSLKTREVKEVIKKLLWYKPLMSHAM